Proteins encoded by one window of Molothrus ater isolate BHLD 08-10-18 breed brown headed cowbird chromosome 12, BPBGC_Mater_1.1, whole genome shotgun sequence:
- the LOC118691373 gene encoding uncharacterized protein LOC118691373 — MPALLALLAAALLALLGAGRAAAPGSWAPLKRWALGCLLLCLGACRQRAAAGTAEPRRPRPLRADPHALDSLYFTGFAETNRSFVITRLARRPSGLCEMWLFLRLDGIGEFEHPQHPNMMVRDESKEIWSGGGLTMEYLEPQMCWKINFDGLLRKGSYRQQWSEEEGELVPVKFSLQWENSTDVFNFNVDSNPSTFARALAQEPWTIKLFQRVKKQREQHFRHEQWGRSVGEIEIGNSGKTELSLQGIRSHSYGVRNWAEIRRYVMILAHFEDGTAAHLTVISMPATTTHLTVGYVFFPDGRKAGIEWSNASLAELAEDGLIQDEYGVSFTAGGKSFDVSAALDKQACPVVYNGLTGRGVFHECIAHFQLNGVTPGWGLVEFYYRDEAAQPVPNLQLGSRTEGPDPATDASPL; from the exons ATGCCGgcgctgctggcgctgctggcCGCGGCGCTGCTGGCGCTGCTCGGGGCCGGACGAGCGGCCGCCCCCGGCTCCTGGGCTCCGCTGAAGCGCTGGGCCCtgggctgcctcctgctctgcctcgGCGCCTGCCGGCAGCGAGCGGCCGCAGGCACCGCCGAGCCGCGCCGGCCGCGCCCGCTCCGCGCCGACCCGCAC gCTCTCGATTCCCTGTACTTCACCGGCTTTGCAGAGACCAACAGGAGCTTTGTGATCACTCGCCTCGCCCGACGCCCCTCTGGCCTGTGTGAGATGTGGCTCTTCctcaggctggatgggatagGAGAGTTTGAA cacccacagcacccaaaCATGATGGTGAGAGATGAATCCAAAGAGATCTGGAGTGGAGGAGGACTCACTATGGAATACTTGGAGCCCCAAATGTGCTGGAAGATAAATTTTGATGGATTACTCAG GAAAGGATCCTACAGACAGCAGTGgagtgaagaagaaggagaactTGTACCAGTTAAATTCTCTTTGCA ATGGGAGAATTCCACAGATGTTTTTAACTTCAATGTTGACAGTAACCCCAGCACATTTGCTCGTGCTTTAGCCCAGGAGCCATGGACCATCAAGCTCTTCCAGAGGGTCAAAAA ACAAAGGGAGCAGCATTTCCGACACGAGCAGTGGGGCCGGTCTGTTGGAGAGATTGAAATAGGAAATTCTGGGAAAACTGAGCTTTCCCTCCAAGGCATTCGGAGCCACTCCTATG gtgtCCGGAACTGGGCTGAGATTCGCCGTTATGTGATGATTTTGGCACACTTTGAA GATGGCACTGCAGCACATTTAACAGTTATCAGCATGCCAGCCACCACAACTCA CCTCACTGTAGGTTATGTGTTTTTTCCTGATGGGAGGAAGGCTGGCATTGAGTGGTCCAACGCctccctggctgagctggctgagGATGGGCTTATCCAGGATGAGTATGGAGTCAGTTTTACTGCTG GTGGCAAGAGCTTTGatgtttctgcagctctggatAAGCAGGCCTGCCCTGTGGTGTACAATGGCCTGACAGGGAGAGGAGTTTTCCACGAGTGCATTGCACATTTCCAACTCAATGGGGTAACACCAGGCTGGGGCCTGGTTGAGTTTTATTACAG